The genome window GGTGCATTCGTTGCAGATATGTCCGCTGATACCTGCTATCAGAAGCTTTACTTCATTCCGGCTTCTGCCGCAGAACGAACATTTATCATTTTGCTTTGCCATAATCGAAACGGTGTTGGTTTAAGGTTGCTTTTTACCTGCCTCCAAAACTTCGTCAATCATACCATATTCTTTGGCTTCTTCTGATGTCATCCAGAAATCGCGGTCGGCATCTCTCCAAATGGTCTCGTAATCCTTTTTGGAATGCTTGGCTATGATCTCATACAATTCCCGCTTCAGTTTCTGAATTTCCCTTGCCGTGATTTCGATATCAGATGCCTGACCTTCAGCGCCACCCATCGGCTGATGAATAAGTATTCTTGAATGTTTGAGTGCTGTGCGCTTACCCTCTTTACCGGCGCATAGCAACACGGCTCCCATTGAAGCTGCCATTCCGGTACAGATTGTTGCAACGTCGGAGCCGATGTATTGC of Bacteroidales bacterium contains these proteins:
- the clpP gene encoding ATP-dependent Clp endopeptidase proteolytic subunit ClpP — encoded protein: MYPENEFNKYALKHRGISSLSMHRFNSLVSGYISPTIIEERQLNVAQMDVFSRLMMDRIIFLGVPIYDDVANIIQAQLLFLESVDSSKDIQIYINTPGGSVYAGLGIYDTMQYIGSDVATICTGMAASMGAVLLCAGKEGKRTALKHSRILIHQPMGGAEGQASDIEITAREIQKLKRELYEIIAKHSKKDYETIWRDADRDFWMTSEEAKEYGMIDEVLEAGKKQP